Part of the Cohnella candidum genome, ACGGGGACGATCGAACCGATCACTCCGCTCCAGCAGCAGATGGAAACCTACCTGGATCGGGAAGGGCCGGCCCTGCTGGCCGGCTTGGAGGGGGAGAACGCCATTGCGCTGGACGACAAGCATCGCATGCGGTTATTGGCGGACGTGAGAAGCCAATTAAAAGAGCGGGTTCACTATTATGCCAAAACGACCCCGTACCCGGCAGCCGGTTCCGAGAATGACAGGCAGTCCTGGAGCCGGTCGATCCAGGAGCGGACTCTCCGGGACGTACGAGCCGCTCTTACGGCTTACTTGCAAGGGTGGAAAATCAATTTGCAAAACGAGGGGGAAAACCGCAATGGCGGATGATGTCCTACTCCAAGTCGTCAACGGCCCGGTTTACGTCGGCGCCATCAGAGTGCTCGGTATCGCGAGCTCGGCGGCTCTGCTGGTCGGGGACACGGATTCGCTCACTCTGTATTCCTATTTCGATACGCCCGCGGAGTCCGTCATCGTCGGCCCGCTCGCCCCATTTCCGCCGCTTCCGGGGGAAGACGTCGAATGAGCGTGGAATGGCGCGTCGCGAAGGTCGGTTATTTCAAGATTAATCAGATATTCCATGGCGCCATCGCTCAATTCGGCGATAACGACTCGTCCGTCTTGT contains:
- the gerPC gene encoding spore germination protein GerPC yields the protein MSYGWNWPYPYPCPPQEICEIQQRLEAAEKTITKLTERLDQLERLGEEMRAKPPLHIEYHFDQLKVNELKGTLNVGLSPQGVQGIDSFESPFGQWSVASGPGGAGTGTIEPITPLQQQMETYLDREGPALLAGLEGENAIALDDKHRMRLLADVRSQLKERVHYYAKTTPYPAAGSENDRQSWSRSIQERTLRDVRAALTAYLQGWKINLQNEGENRNGG
- a CDS encoding spore gernimation protein GerPD, producing MADDVLLQVVNGPVYVGAIRVLGIASSAALLVGDTDSLTLYSYFDTPAESVIVGPLAPFPPLPGEDVE